A single genomic interval of Croceibacter atlanticus HTCC2559 harbors:
- a CDS encoding GIN domain-containing protein — MKTKFLATTLLFVLTFTTIQAQEKIKGSRNVTVEQTEIEPFTAMEIGEEFEVVIVKGPTAMIEIEADDNLHEVIDIDVIGNVLYLQTIKEIRRSKRLRVRVTFTDALNEIRVKEKAEVSGLTDLLFNTVTIKTSGSSRFYGTIKAETFTLINNDNAKAELNVTAENTVFQLNQKSDVEALVNSPEFKADLLEDAEAKIEGDVKEFTLRADNSTSFTGEKLTSQTCTVIIEGRAKASVKADNAINITAKGRSELTIYDSPDFNIVEFADQASLFKK, encoded by the coding sequence ATGAAAACCAAATTTTTAGCAACAACACTCTTATTTGTATTAACTTTTACAACAATACAAGCACAAGAAAAAATAAAAGGCAGCAGGAATGTAACTGTTGAACAAACTGAAATAGAACCGTTTACCGCAATGGAAATAGGTGAAGAGTTTGAAGTCGTTATTGTTAAAGGACCAACTGCAATGATTGAGATCGAAGCAGATGACAACCTACACGAAGTTATAGATATAGATGTTATAGGAAACGTACTTTACTTACAGACTATAAAAGAAATACGAAGAAGCAAACGTTTGCGTGTAAGAGTAACCTTTACAGATGCTTTAAATGAAATTAGAGTAAAAGAAAAGGCAGAAGTTAGTGGTTTAACAGATTTACTCTTTAACACCGTAACCATTAAGACATCTGGAAGTTCAAGATTTTATGGTACCATTAAGGCAGAAACGTTTACCCTTATTAATAATGACAACGCAAAAGCAGAGCTTAATGTAACTGCAGAAAATACAGTGTTTCAACTTAACCAAAAAAGTGATGTTGAAGCCTTAGTAAATTCGCCTGAATTTAAAGCAGACTTATTAGAAGATGCAGAAGCTAAAATAGAAGGTGATGTGAAAGAGTTTACATTAAGAGCAGATAATTCAACTTCGTTTACTGGAGAAAAATTGACTTCTCAAACCTGTACAGTAATTATTGAAGGCAGAGCAAAAGCTTCAGTAAAAGCAGATAACGCTATAAATATAACTGCTAAAGGCCGTTCGGAGCTTACTATATATGACAGTCCAGACTTTAATATCGTAGAGTTTGCAGACCAAGCCAGTCTGTTTAAAAAGTAA
- a CDS encoding DUF4290 domain-containing protein, whose product MTNDLEYNSERSKLIIPEYGRHIQKMVEHAVTIEDDAERNKVVKSIISVMGNLNPHLRDVPDFQHMLWDQLFIISDFKLNVESPFPIPTREELYERPEGLEYPQNFPKYRFYGNNIKRMIDVAVKWEKGDKRDGLVYTIANHMKKCFLNWNKDTVDDDVIFDHLFELSNGEINMKVKDEDLSEASDLVKHTNSHNSNRKTYKKKSYSNNRNKGRKRR is encoded by the coding sequence TTGACAAACGATTTAGAATATAACTCTGAAAGGAGTAAACTCATTATTCCTGAATATGGCAGACATATTCAAAAAATGGTAGAACACGCAGTAACTATTGAAGATGATGCAGAACGAAATAAAGTAGTTAAATCTATTATTTCGGTAATGGGAAATCTTAATCCCCATTTAAGAGATGTGCCAGATTTTCAGCATATGCTTTGGGATCAGTTATTTATAATTAGTGACTTTAAACTTAATGTAGAGTCACCTTTTCCTATACCAACTCGTGAGGAATTATACGAACGCCCAGAAGGTTTAGAGTACCCTCAAAACTTTCCTAAGTATAGGTTTTATGGTAATAACATAAAACGAATGATTGATGTGGCTGTAAAATGGGAAAAGGGTGATAAAAGAGATGGCTTGGTTTATACTATTGCCAACCACATGAAAAAATGTTTTCTCAACTGGAATAAAGATACCGTTGATGATGATGTGATTTTTGATCACCTTTTTGAATTGAGTAATGGTGAAATTAATATGAAAGTTAAAGATGAAGACTTGTCTGAAGCTTCAGATTTAGTTAAACATACTAATAGCCATAACTCAAACAGAAAAACCTATAAAAAGAAATCTTACAGCAATAATAGAAATAAAGGACGCAAAAGACGTTAA
- the murA gene encoding UDP-N-acetylglucosamine 1-carboxyvinyltransferase, whose protein sequence is MGTFKIEGGHQLKGDIQPQGAKNEALQILCAVLLTSEKIIINNIPDIRDVNKLITILEHLGVKVEKLSKGSYSFQSDDLDLEYLEGELFKQEGSGLRGSIMIVGPLLARFGKGYIPRPGGDKIGRRRLDTHFEGFIKLGANFRYNKEERFYGVDAPNGLTGTYMLLDEASVTGTANIVMAAVLAKGETTIYNAACEPYLQQLCKMLVSMGANIEGIGSNLLKITGVETLGGCTHNVLPDMIEIGSWIGLAAMTKSEVTIKNVSWDDLGLIPNTFRKLGITVEKQGDDIHIPAHTNGYEVQSFIDGSIMNISDAPWPGFTPDLLSIMLVVATQAKGSVLIHQKMFESRLFFVDKLIDMGAKIILCDPHRATIIGHNFESQLKATTMTSPDIRAGISLLIAALSAKGTSTIHNIEQIDRGYENIDERLKAIGAKITRIE, encoded by the coding sequence ATGGGAACCTTTAAAATAGAAGGTGGTCATCAATTAAAAGGTGACATACAGCCTCAAGGCGCAAAAAATGAAGCATTACAAATTCTTTGCGCAGTTTTACTAACTTCAGAAAAAATCATAATTAATAATATCCCAGATATTAGAGATGTAAATAAACTCATCACTATTCTGGAGCACTTAGGTGTAAAGGTTGAAAAACTTTCTAAAGGCAGTTATAGTTTTCAAAGTGATGATCTGGATTTAGAGTATTTAGAAGGTGAACTTTTTAAACAAGAAGGTAGTGGCTTAAGAGGTTCTATAATGATAGTTGGTCCTTTACTAGCTCGCTTTGGAAAAGGTTACATTCCTAGACCTGGTGGTGATAAAATTGGAAGAAGACGTTTAGATACGCATTTTGAAGGGTTTATTAAGCTTGGTGCAAACTTTAGATATAATAAAGAAGAACGCTTTTATGGCGTAGATGCTCCTAACGGTCTTACAGGTACCTATATGTTATTAGATGAAGCATCTGTAACTGGTACTGCAAATATTGTAATGGCAGCAGTTTTAGCAAAAGGAGAAACTACTATATACAATGCAGCTTGTGAGCCTTACTTACAACAACTTTGTAAAATGTTAGTGTCTATGGGTGCTAATATTGAAGGCATAGGATCTAATTTACTTAAAATTACAGGAGTTGAAACTTTAGGAGGCTGTACTCACAATGTCCTCCCAGATATGATTGAAATAGGATCTTGGATAGGTCTTGCTGCAATGACCAAAAGTGAGGTTACTATAAAGAATGTAAGTTGGGACGATTTAGGATTAATTCCTAATACGTTTAGAAAACTAGGAATTACTGTTGAAAAACAAGGCGACGATATACATATTCCTGCTCACACCAATGGTTATGAAGTACAGAGTTTTATAGATGGTTCTATAATGAACATTAGTGATGCGCCTTGGCCAGGTTTTACACCAGATTTATTAAGTATTATGTTAGTAGTTGCTACACAAGCAAAAGGTAGTGTTCTCATACATCAGAAAATGTTTGAGAGTCGCTTGTTTTTTGTGGATAAACTAATAGATATGGGCGCAAAGATTATACTCTGTGATCCTCACAGAGCAACTATAATTGGACATAACTTTGAGTCGCAATTAAAAGCAACTACAATGACAAGTCCAGATATTCGTGCAGGTATTTCATTACTTATTGCTGCATTGTCTGCCAAAGGAACGTCTACTATCCATAATATAGAACAGATAGATCGAGGTTATGAAAATATAGATGAACGCTTAAAAGCTATTGGCGCAAAAATTACAAGAATTGAATAA
- a CDS encoding DUF493 family protein yields the protein MTDKSDAFYKKLKSQLADTALWPTEYLYKFIIPADEDKVKEIHTIFNDMGAVINTKASSKGTYSSVSVNVKMKNPDAVIAKYKEVGEKIEGVISL from the coding sequence ATGACAGATAAAAGTGACGCATTTTATAAAAAATTAAAAAGTCAATTAGCAGATACTGCTTTATGGCCTACAGAATACTTATATAAATTTATAATTCCTGCAGATGAGGATAAGGTAAAAGAAATACATACTATCTTTAATGATATGGGCGCTGTAATTAACACGAAAGCGTCTAGTAAAGGGACATATTCTAGCGTGTCTGTTAATGTAAAAATGAAAAATCCAGATGCTGTAATTGCTAAATATAAAGAGGTAGGCGAAAAAATTGAAGGTGTTATTAGCTTATAA
- a CDS encoding PspC domain-containing protein: MNKTVNINLAGFFFHLDEEAYNKLQRYLEAIKRSFTDAQGRDEIIHDIEARISELFSEKIETDNQVITLKEVDEVIAVMGQPEDYQLDDEIFEDDYSSKKQPNYKQLYRDPDHKYIGGVSSGLGHYLGIDALWMRLLWVLLTIFSSGAFILIYIVFWIFVPEAHTTAEKLAMRGEAVNISNIEKKVREGFDTVASKVKDVNYDQYSNKAKSGVSAIVEAIGKIIMFCLKVFVKIIGVFLLLIGGVTLIALFIGLFSVGTFGIIDAPWTDYVEMANVGAPIWVVSILIFFAVGIPFFFVFYLGLKILVKKLKSIGTTAKFVLLGLWLVCLSVLVALGIRQATQRAFDADVVKTEILPITPNDTLSVRMKNNPLYNQGYYKHGDFKIKYDSNGNKILYTQDVALIVRSTQDSVASIQVLKNSEGSDYNDAKRFASNIEYNYTFTNNTLALDSYLTANPLDKFHDQEVEVTLFLPVGTTLYVDKNASSYHRNNWNSNDILEHDMEEHYLTIAKDKIICETCPIDEDDDDWDSDDDEINARLNINNQEVEVKINKNGVEVNKEKVNSIKIDENGIEINKVSNDSLN; the protein is encoded by the coding sequence ATGAATAAGACCGTAAACATAAATCTCGCTGGATTCTTTTTCCACCTAGACGAAGAGGCTTACAATAAGCTTCAACGTTACTTGGAGGCTATAAAAAGATCTTTTACAGATGCTCAAGGTCGTGATGAAATTATACACGACATAGAAGCTCGAATCTCTGAGTTATTTTCAGAAAAAATTGAAACAGACAATCAAGTCATCACTTTAAAAGAGGTAGATGAAGTAATTGCAGTAATGGGTCAACCTGAAGACTATCAATTAGATGATGAAATTTTCGAGGATGATTATTCGTCTAAAAAACAACCTAACTACAAGCAACTGTATAGAGATCCAGACCATAAGTATATTGGTGGTGTGTCTTCCGGATTAGGACATTATTTAGGTATAGATGCATTATGGATGCGTTTATTATGGGTGTTACTTACCATTTTTTCTAGTGGTGCTTTCATATTAATTTATATTGTCTTCTGGATTTTTGTGCCAGAAGCACACACAACTGCAGAAAAACTTGCCATGAGAGGTGAAGCAGTGAATATAAGTAATATTGAAAAAAAGGTACGAGAAGGCTTTGATACCGTTGCCAGCAAAGTTAAAGATGTAAATTATGACCAATATAGTAATAAAGCAAAATCAGGTGTTTCTGCAATTGTTGAAGCTATTGGAAAAATCATCATGTTTTGCCTTAAAGTCTTCGTGAAAATTATTGGCGTATTCTTATTATTAATTGGTGGTGTTACTCTTATTGCTCTATTTATAGGACTCTTTAGTGTTGGAACATTTGGTATAATAGATGCTCCTTGGACAGATTATGTCGAAATGGCAAACGTAGGCGCTCCTATTTGGGTGGTTTCTATCTTAATATTTTTTGCAGTAGGAATTCCTTTTTTCTTTGTCTTTTACCTTGGATTAAAAATTCTGGTCAAGAAATTAAAATCTATTGGTACAACAGCAAAATTTGTATTACTTGGGTTATGGTTAGTATGTTTATCGGTTTTAGTTGCATTGGGAATAAGACAAGCAACGCAACGCGCTTTTGATGCCGATGTAGTAAAAACTGAAATCTTACCTATCACACCTAATGATACACTTTCGGTAAGAATGAAAAATAATCCACTTTACAATCAAGGCTATTATAAGCACGGAGATTTTAAAATAAAGTATGATAGTAATGGTAATAAAATACTTTATACTCAAGATGTTGCTTTAATAGTGAGATCTACACAAGATAGTGTTGCAAGTATACAAGTACTTAAAAACTCCGAAGGTTCAGACTATAATGATGCAAAACGATTTGCTTCAAACATTGAGTACAACTATACTTTTACTAACAATACGTTAGCGTTAGATTCTTACTTAACTGCAAATCCGTTAGATAAATTTCACGATCAAGAAGTAGAAGTTACCTTGTTTCTTCCTGTAGGCACAACGCTTTACGTAGATAAAAATGCATCTAGTTATCACAGGAACAATTGGAATAGCAATGACATCCTCGAACATGATATGGAAGAACATTATTTAACCATTGCTAAAGACAAAATTATTTGTGAAACCTGTCCTATTGATGAAGATGATGACGATTGGGATAGTGATGATGACGAAATTAATGCCAGGTTAAATATAAATAACCAAGAAGTTGAAGTAAAAATCAATAAAAATGGTGTTGAAGTTAATAAAGAGAAAGTTAACTCAATTAAAATTGATGAGAATGGTATAGAGATAAATAAGGTTTCTAACGATTCACTCAACTAA
- a CDS encoding head GIN domain-containing protein: MTTLTKVIIGIVLSILLSSCSFISGVNGNGNVTNETITLQSNFNKIDAGHGLNVILTKGNSQNVVVEADENLQEIISIYVEENTLIIKTDANIGSSERKHVFVTYTDLEEIHVNSGAQLENDGQLNAESLEVSTTSGGNVTLSLNTKNLEAKATSGGILKLQGNTNTFNVKATTGANLNADNLIAHNVEAKATTGANIKVNANKKISADVSTGGNIKYSGNPEDTNIFDDSTTGGNISKG; this comes from the coding sequence ATGACCACTCTAACTAAAGTAATTATAGGCATAGTTCTTAGCATATTATTAAGTTCTTGCAGCTTCATTTCAGGAGTTAATGGTAATGGTAATGTTACTAATGAAACCATAACTCTTCAATCTAACTTTAATAAGATAGATGCAGGGCACGGCTTAAATGTTATCCTAACTAAAGGTAACTCTCAAAATGTTGTTGTCGAGGCAGATGAAAATCTACAAGAAATCATTTCAATTTATGTAGAAGAAAATACCTTAATCATTAAAACTGATGCAAATATTGGCAGCTCAGAGCGTAAGCACGTATTTGTAACTTATACAGATTTAGAAGAGATTCACGTAAATTCTGGAGCGCAATTAGAGAATGATGGCCAATTAAATGCAGAGTCTTTAGAGGTTAGCACAACAAGTGGCGGCAATGTAACACTTTCACTTAATACAAAGAATTTAGAAGCTAAAGCCACCAGTGGTGGTATCCTAAAATTACAAGGTAATACCAATACATTTAATGTAAAAGCTACAACTGGTGCAAATCTAAATGCAGATAACCTTATAGCTCATAACGTAGAAGCTAAAGCTACAACAGGTGCCAATATAAAGGTAAATGCAAATAAAAAAATTAGCGCAGACGTCTCAACTGGCGGCAATATAAAATACAGTGGTAATCCAGAAGACACTAACATCTTTGATGATAGTACTACTGGTGGAAATATTTCAAAAGGATAA
- a CDS encoding protein-L-isoaspartate(D-aspartate) O-methyltransferase, which translates to MKDSHRQQGKRQQLVKIVQEKGIEDQKVLKAIGSIPRHLFMDSSFEDHAYQDKAFPIAADQTISQPYTVAFQTELLQIKRGDTVLEIGTGSGYQTAVLCYLGAKVYTVERQRELFKKTERFLPKLGYRPKYATFGDGYLGLPDYAPFDKIIVTAGAPFIPKPLMQQLKVGGRLVIPVGDEVQIMTLLERKSQKEFKKTTFGEFRFVPLLEDKN; encoded by the coding sequence GTGAAAGATTCCCATAGACAACAAGGCAAACGCCAACAGCTCGTAAAGATTGTACAAGAGAAAGGTATTGAAGACCAGAAGGTTTTAAAGGCCATAGGTAGTATACCAAGACATTTATTTATGGATAGTAGTTTTGAAGATCATGCCTATCAAGACAAAGCTTTTCCTATTGCTGCAGACCAAACCATATCTCAACCCTATACAGTTGCTTTTCAAACAGAACTTTTACAAATTAAAAGAGGTGACACAGTTTTGGAAATAGGTACAGGTAGTGGTTATCAAACTGCGGTGCTTTGTTACTTAGGTGCCAAAGTTTACACTGTTGAACGCCAAAGAGAATTGTTTAAGAAAACAGAACGCTTTCTTCCTAAATTAGGGTATAGGCCAAAATATGCCACATTTGGAGATGGTTATTTAGGACTGCCAGATTATGCACCATTTGATAAGATTATAGTTACTGCTGGTGCACCGTTTATACCAAAACCTTTAATGCAACAGTTAAAAGTAGGAGGCAGGTTAGTTATTCCTGTAGGAGATGAAGTTCAGATAATGACATTGTTAGAAAGAAAAAGCCAAAAGGAGTTTAAGAAAACCACTTTTGGCGAGTTTAGGTTTGTTCCTCTTTTGGAGGATAAAAATTAA
- a CDS encoding AAA family ATPase encodes MESKKIVMIGGPGTGKTSVIRAIEDEGYTCFHEISRDVTAQAQKEGIEQLFLKEPLLFSEMLMNGRVQQYIDAETIDEEYIFFDRGIPDVTAYMDYKETPYPERFTITNETYKYDLIFYFPVWKDIYKQDNERYESYEEALEIHEFLRKTYKGLGYNLIMVPKTGVSERVEFILSHIKGL; translated from the coding sequence ATGGAAAGTAAAAAAATTGTAATGATAGGTGGTCCTGGTACAGGAAAAACATCTGTTATAAGAGCTATAGAAGATGAAGGCTATACATGTTTTCACGAAATTTCTAGAGATGTAACAGCTCAAGCTCAAAAGGAAGGTATAGAGCAATTGTTTTTAAAAGAGCCATTATTGTTTAGTGAGATGCTCATGAATGGTAGAGTACAGCAATACATAGATGCAGAAACAATTGATGAAGAATATATATTTTTTGATAGAGGTATTCCAGATGTAACTGCCTATATGGATTATAAGGAAACACCTTACCCAGAGCGATTTACGATTACAAATGAAACTTATAAATATGATTTAATTTTTTATTTCCCTGTTTGGAAAGATATTTATAAGCAAGATAATGAGCGTTACGAAAGCTATGAAGAAGCTTTAGAGATACACGAGTTTTTAAGAAAAACATATAAAGGCTTAGGTTATAATTTAATCATGGTACCTAAAACTGGTGTAAGTGAACGTGTAGAATTTATCCTATCACATATTAAAGGTTTATGA
- a CDS encoding PadR family transcriptional regulator, with the protein MKIENTKAQMRKGVLEYCILSILRDEDAYVAEILDTLKDAKLLVVEGTIYPLLTRLKNAGLLSYRWEESTSGPPRKYYGLTETGKLFLKELSSTWDDLHNAVTKVTTKKTKQDE; encoded by the coding sequence ATGAAGATTGAAAACACCAAAGCGCAAATGCGCAAAGGCGTCTTAGAGTATTGCATTCTCTCTATTCTTAGAGATGAAGATGCATATGTGGCAGAAATTCTGGACACGTTAAAAGACGCAAAGCTACTGGTAGTAGAAGGAACAATTTACCCTTTGCTAACCAGATTGAAAAATGCAGGCTTGTTAAGCTACCGTTGGGAAGAAAGCACAAGCGGACCGCCACGTAAGTACTATGGCCTTACAGAAACCGGAAAACTATTTTTAAAAGAGCTCTCCTCTACTTGGGATGACCTACACAATGCAGTAACTAAAGTAACGACCAAAAAAACTAAACAAGATGAATAA
- a CDS encoding nucleotidyl transferase family protein, whose translation MPITIMGDKEFENVPSIKSKALRINLNQNIYGTFAEIGAGQETVRNFFRAGGASGTIAKAMSAYDKDFSDAIYGIEEDRRYVTEARLQKMLKHECDLMENRLDREKHPNKLFFTYANTVATIDFAKKYKGHGWVGIRYQVDPTEDYNEIILHVRFHENDARLQQNTLGILGTNLIYGAYYKYDSPKKLLRYLYDHIDKDQIEIDTINFSGPKFDDTVDNRLMSLQLVKNGMTEAVMFAPDGNNVLPARILYKKNVLALRGSFRPVTKVNMDMYEKSYKLFLDENKVDPERSVCIFEITLSNLRAEGEIDEEDFMDRAKLLCSLGQTVMISNFQEYYRVVEYFSRFTKERMGLAMGVNNLIDVFDEKYYRHLSGGILEAFGKLFFKDLKVYLYPLMDPETGEITNSENLKVHPRMKELYKFFKYNGKVVDVEDYNPEILNIYSREVLQKILNGESDWEDMLPANTVKLIKEQKLFHCENTAAENV comes from the coding sequence ATGCCAATAACTATAATGGGCGACAAGGAATTTGAAAATGTTCCTTCCATAAAGAGCAAAGCATTAAGAATAAACCTTAATCAAAATATTTACGGGACTTTTGCAGAAATAGGTGCAGGACAAGAAACTGTACGTAATTTCTTTAGAGCTGGTGGTGCTTCTGGTACCATTGCAAAAGCAATGAGTGCGTACGATAAAGATTTTAGTGATGCAATTTATGGTATAGAAGAAGATAGGCGATATGTTACAGAAGCTCGCCTACAAAAAATGCTTAAGCATGAGTGTGATTTAATGGAGAACAGATTAGATAGAGAAAAACATCCTAATAAGTTGTTCTTTACTTATGCTAATACTGTTGCTACAATAGATTTTGCTAAAAAATATAAAGGTCACGGTTGGGTAGGCATTAGATATCAAGTAGATCCTACTGAAGATTACAATGAAATTATACTTCACGTACGGTTTCATGAAAACGATGCACGTTTACAGCAAAATACACTTGGTATATTAGGTACAAACCTTATTTATGGAGCTTATTATAAATATGATTCTCCTAAAAAACTACTTAGATATTTATACGATCATATAGATAAAGATCAGATAGAGATAGATACCATTAACTTTTCTGGACCAAAGTTTGACGACACTGTAGATAACCGATTAATGAGTTTACAGCTTGTGAAAAACGGAATGACAGAAGCTGTCATGTTTGCTCCAGATGGGAACAATGTATTGCCAGCACGTATTTTATACAAGAAAAATGTATTAGCTTTAAGAGGTAGCTTTAGGCCAGTTACTAAAGTTAATATGGATATGTATGAAAAATCATACAAGCTATTCTTAGATGAAAATAAAGTAGATCCAGAGCGCTCTGTTTGTATTTTCGAAATTACGCTTTCTAATCTTAGAGCAGAAGGAGAGATAGACGAAGAAGATTTTATGGATCGTGCTAAGCTGTTATGTTCTTTAGGGCAAACGGTTATGATTTCTAATTTCCAGGAATACTATAGAGTTGTAGAATACTTCTCAAGGTTTACTAAAGAACGTATGGGCCTTGCAATGGGTGTAAATAATTTAATTGATGTCTTTGATGAGAAATACTACCGTCATTTAAGTGGTGGTATATTAGAAGCCTTTGGTAAATTATTCTTTAAAGATTTAAAAGTTTACCTATATCCATTAATGGATCCTGAGACAGGTGAAATTACTAATAGTGAAAACTTGAAAGTGCATCCAAGAATGAAAGAGCTTTACAAATTCTTTAAATACAATGGTAAAGTTGTTGATGTTGAAGATTACAACCCTGAAATTTTAAATATCTATTCTAGAGAAGTTTTACAAAAAATTCTGAATGGAGAAAGTGATTGGGAAGATATGTTACCTGCTAACACGGTAAAGTTAATAAAGGAACAGAAACTGTTTCACTGTGAGAACACTGCAGCAGAAAATGTTTAG
- a CDS encoding DUF4442 domain-containing protein, which yields MSLSPSKINTFLFFKLPSAWWCGVRLKEIDANRASVSVKHKWFNQNPFKSMYFAVQAMASELSTGALVMNSIRAKGKPVSMLVANNKATFTKKATGRIYFECLDGQAIAEAIDKTIATGEGQTQWMKSVGKNEDGIIVSEFHFEWTVKLKSKR from the coding sequence ATGAGTCTTAGTCCTAGTAAAATCAATACCTTCCTGTTTTTTAAATTACCTTCTGCATGGTGGTGTGGAGTAAGGTTGAAAGAAATTGATGCTAATAGAGCAAGCGTTAGTGTAAAACATAAATGGTTTAATCAAAACCCATTTAAGTCTATGTATTTTGCTGTTCAGGCAATGGCCTCTGAATTATCTACAGGTGCATTGGTTATGAATAGTATAAGAGCAAAAGGAAAACCAGTTTCTATGCTAGTAGCAAACAACAAAGCTACATTTACCAAAAAAGCTACAGGACGTATTTACTTTGAGTGTTTAGATGGTCAAGCAATTGCTGAAGCTATAGATAAAACTATTGCAACAGGAGAAGGCCAAACACAATGGATGAAAAGTGTTGGTAAAAATGAAGACGGTATAATTGTTTCAGAATTTCACTTTGAGTGGACAGTGAAATTAAAATCTAAGCGGTAA
- a CDS encoding MBL fold metallo-hydrolase, protein MKITYLGTGTSQGIPIIGSTHPVCLSENIKDKRLRVSVLIEINGKNIVIDCGPDFRQQMLTNPIPRLDAIVFTHEHSDHTAGLDDIRPFFFKQGAINLYGNERVFNSLKQRFAYIFETENKYPGAPDVVLNPIKNKPFMVNGISIIPIRVLHNTLPVFGYRIENFAYITDVKTVPDEELHKLKNLEVLTISALRIEPHASHFNLEEALSFVEKVKPKKAYFTHISHLLGFHDEVESQLPDHIHLAYDNLKITL, encoded by the coding sequence TTGAAAATTACCTATCTCGGCACTGGCACGTCTCAGGGAATTCCTATCATTGGAAGTACACATCCTGTTTGCTTAAGTGAAAACATTAAAGATAAACGTTTACGTGTTTCTGTTTTAATAGAAATTAACGGAAAAAATATTGTGATAGATTGTGGTCCAGACTTTAGACAACAAATGCTTACTAACCCTATACCACGTTTAGATGCTATTGTATTTACACATGAACACAGTGACCATACTGCTGGCTTAGACGATATAAGACCTTTTTTCTTTAAACAAGGTGCTATTAACTTATATGGTAATGAGCGTGTGTTTAACTCTCTAAAGCAACGATTCGCCTATATCTTTGAAACAGAAAACAAATATCCTGGAGCACCAGATGTTGTATTAAACCCAATTAAAAATAAACCTTTTATGGTTAACGGTATTTCTATTATACCAATTAGAGTGTTACATAATACATTACCGGTTTTTGGGTACCGAATTGAGAATTTTGCATATATAACAGATGTAAAAACAGTACCAGATGAGGAGTTACACAAACTTAAAAATTTAGAAGTACTAACAATTAGTGCATTAAGAATAGAGCCTCACGCCTCACATTTTAATTTAGAAGAAGCCCTTTCTTTTGTTGAAAAAGTGAAACCTAAAAAAGCATATTTTACTCACATTAGTCATCTTTTAGGATTTCACGATGAAGTAGAATCCCAATTACCAGATCATATACATTTAGCCTACGATAATTTAAAAATTACCCTATAA